A DNA window from Streptomyces bacillaris contains the following coding sequences:
- a CDS encoding HEAT repeat domain-containing protein produces the protein MDFDHALFHADLDALPWASYGHAYGSAEDVPGCLRALAGDDDAAADEAQSELYGSILHQGSVYEASAKAVPFLARIAAADIRTADVLLLIGGIAEGGEDPSPEAGDGPPAEAGDGLPARESDEVACRRAVVAQLPVLLGALDHQDRAVRQAAAWAAGWTGAAGAAAAVPALRDRAAVETDPLVRAELLSALAQLDPEGTARAVTEAIGPDGSPPELRIAALLASADIGLPWTPAHHEAALALLPLDRLVADRFDHVRNEPLHHLTVTLLLRDTDPDREAVFALLDGALRHPDPEARTEAVWAALTACELSRGAPARLVGALTAAAEADGGGAGADSGSGAGHAASGDVSGALSALGRLGAYGEPAAELLATRAAGEGDVADRALEALVTVDPVRAAPLLARDLENRPRAFAAACGGPVGSLPPLPYDPALLAAVRRRLGAMEPGSMALPRLAALLLSWGPDAGSAVPELLAALPAYPRQLPKVLAAVCRPEQRGEVAEALRSLARTAPADDRFEAARALHQLTGDHRPLLSLLAERLAAGAGGWDGVLRETATAAAALGPAAAPLVPALRAALNAPDADRNNPQMDADIAIAVALHRITGEAAEAVPVLAGVLGDGDGLWRRWTFVRAAEAAAGLGPAGRPLVPVLKALLTDPEQVPSAVLALRAVAPDALDTDRAAGLLLDAAEAGAAPAEAVEALVALGVDTLADEHRDRLTELGERDLRVVRFGLSGTIEAADDRLRARIRTAVVGRARTAVVSRG, from the coding sequence ATGGACTTCGACCACGCCCTGTTCCACGCCGATCTGGACGCCCTGCCCTGGGCGTCCTACGGCCACGCCTACGGCAGCGCCGAGGACGTCCCCGGCTGCCTGCGTGCCCTCGCCGGGGACGACGACGCGGCGGCCGACGAGGCGCAGAGCGAGCTGTACGGGAGCATCCTGCACCAGGGCTCGGTGTACGAGGCGTCCGCGAAGGCCGTGCCCTTCCTGGCCCGGATCGCCGCGGCGGACATCCGCACGGCGGACGTGCTCCTGCTGATCGGCGGCATAGCCGAGGGCGGCGAGGACCCGTCCCCGGAAGCGGGCGACGGGCCTCCGGCGGAGGCGGGCGATGGGCTTCCGGCGAGGGAGAGCGACGAAGTCGCCTGCCGCCGGGCCGTCGTCGCCCAACTGCCGGTGCTCCTCGGGGCACTGGACCACCAGGACCGTGCGGTCCGCCAGGCCGCGGCCTGGGCGGCGGGGTGGACGGGAGCGGCCGGGGCGGCCGCCGCCGTCCCCGCGCTCCGCGACCGGGCGGCCGTCGAGACGGACCCGCTCGTCCGCGCCGAACTGCTCTCGGCCCTGGCCCAGTTGGACCCCGAGGGCACGGCACGGGCGGTGACGGAGGCCATCGGCCCGGACGGCAGCCCGCCGGAGCTGCGGATCGCGGCCCTGCTCGCCTCCGCGGACATCGGGCTGCCCTGGACCCCGGCCCACCATGAGGCGGCGCTCGCCCTGCTGCCCCTGGACCGCCTGGTCGCCGACCGGTTCGACCACGTCCGCAACGAGCCCCTGCACCACCTCACCGTCACCCTCCTGCTCCGGGACACCGATCCGGACCGCGAGGCGGTGTTCGCGCTGCTCGACGGAGCGCTGCGCCACCCGGACCCCGAGGCCCGGACCGAGGCGGTGTGGGCAGCCCTGACGGCGTGCGAGCTGTCGCGGGGCGCGCCCGCCCGGCTGGTCGGTGCGCTGACGGCGGCGGCGGAGGCGGACGGTGGGGGTGCCGGTGCGGATTCGGGCTCGGGTGCTGGTCATGCGGCCTCCGGTGATGTGTCCGGTGCGTTGTCGGCGCTCGGGAGGCTCGGTGCGTACGGGGAGCCCGCCGCCGAGCTGCTGGCGACCCGCGCGGCGGGGGAGGGTGACGTGGCGGACCGGGCCCTCGAAGCGCTGGTGACCGTCGACCCGGTGCGGGCGGCACCGCTGCTCGCCCGGGACCTGGAGAACCGGCCGAGAGCCTTCGCGGCGGCGTGCGGCGGGCCCGTCGGATCGCTCCCGCCCCTGCCGTACGACCCCGCGTTGCTGGCGGCGGTCCGGCGGCGGCTCGGCGCCATGGAACCGGGCTCCATGGCGTTGCCCCGACTGGCGGCGCTGCTCCTGTCGTGGGGCCCGGACGCGGGGTCCGCCGTGCCCGAACTGCTCGCCGCGCTGCCCGCTTACCCCCGGCAGCTGCCAAAGGTGCTGGCCGCCGTCTGCCGGCCCGAGCAGCGCGGCGAGGTGGCGGAGGCGCTCCGCTCCCTGGCCCGGACCGCACCGGCGGACGACCGGTTCGAGGCCGCCCGCGCTCTCCACCAACTGACCGGCGACCACCGCCCGTTGCTGTCCCTGCTGGCCGAGCGGCTCGCTGCGGGCGCCGGGGGATGGGACGGCGTGCTACGGGAGACGGCGACGGCCGCCGCCGCCCTCGGCCCCGCCGCCGCACCGCTCGTACCCGCCCTGCGCGCCGCGCTCAACGCCCCCGACGCCGACCGGAACAACCCCCAGATGGACGCCGACATCGCGATCGCCGTCGCCCTGCACCGCATCACCGGCGAAGCGGCGGAAGCCGTGCCGGTGCTGGCCGGGGTGCTCGGTGACGGCGACGGGCTCTGGCGGCGCTGGACGTTCGTACGGGCTGCCGAGGCGGCGGCGGGCCTGGGCCCGGCGGGGCGCCCGCTCGTCCCCGTATTGAAGGCGCTGCTGACCGATCCCGAGCAGGTCCCGTCAGCGGTCCTCGCCCTGCGGGCCGTCGCCCCCGACGCGCTGGACACCGACCGGGCGGCCGGGCTCCTGCTGGACGCGGCGGAGGCGGGTGCCGCCCCCGCCGAGGCCGTGGAGGCGCTGGTGGCGCTCGGTGTGGACACGCTCGCCGACGAGCACCGGGACCGGCTGACGGAGCTGGGGGAGCGGGACCTGAGAGTGGTGCGGTTCGGGCTGAGCGGCACGATCGAGGCCGCCGACGACCGGCTGCGCGCCCGGATCCGCACGGCGGTGGTCGGCCGGGCTCGTACGGCGGTGGTCAGCCGGGGATGA